The proteins below come from a single Streptococcus porcinus genomic window:
- the tuf gene encoding elongation factor Tu codes for MAKEKYDRSKPHVNIGTIGHVDHGKTTLTAAITTVLARRLPSSVNQPKDYASIDAAPEERERGITINTAHVEYETESRHYAHIDAPGHADYVKNMITGAAQMDGAILVVASTDGPMPQTREHILLSRQVGVKHLIVFMNKVDLVDDEELLELVEMEIRDLLSEYDFPGDDLPVIQGSALKALEGDSAHEDIIMELMKTVDEYIPEPERDTDKPLLLPVEDVFSITGRGTVASGRIDRGTVRVNDEIEIVGIKEDTKKAVVTGVEMFRKQLDEGLAGDNVGILLRGVQRDEIERGQVIAKPGSINPHTKFKGEVYILSKEEGGRHTPFFNNYRPQFYFRTTDVTGSIELPAGTEMVMPGDNVTIDVELIHPIAVEQGTTFSIREGGRTVGSGIVSEIEA; via the coding sequence ATGGCAAAAGAAAAATACGATCGTAGTAAACCCCACGTTAACATTGGTACAATCGGACACGTTGACCATGGTAAAACTACATTAACAGCTGCAATTACAACTGTTCTTGCACGTCGTTTACCAAGTTCAGTTAACCAACCTAAAGATTATGCTTCTATCGATGCTGCTCCTGAAGAGCGCGAACGCGGAATCACAATCAACACTGCACACGTTGAGTATGAAACTGAATCACGTCACTATGCCCACATCGATGCCCCAGGACACGCGGACTATGTTAAAAACATGATCACTGGTGCTGCCCAAATGGACGGAGCTATCCTTGTTGTTGCATCTACTGATGGACCAATGCCACAAACTCGTGAGCACATCCTTCTTTCACGTCAAGTTGGTGTTAAACACCTTATCGTCTTCATGAATAAAGTTGACCTTGTTGATGATGAAGAATTACTTGAATTAGTTGAAATGGAAATTCGTGATCTTCTTTCAGAATACGATTTCCCAGGTGATGACCTTCCAGTTATCCAAGGTTCAGCTCTTAAAGCTCTTGAAGGTGACTCAGCTCATGAAGATATCATCATGGAATTGATGAAAACTGTTGATGAGTATATTCCAGAACCAGAACGTGATACTGACAAACCATTGCTTCTTCCAGTCGAAGATGTATTCTCTATCACTGGACGTGGTACTGTAGCTTCTGGACGTATCGATCGTGGTACTGTTCGTGTCAATGATGAAATCGAAATCGTTGGTATCAAAGAAGATACTAAAAAAGCAGTTGTTACTGGTGTTGAAATGTTCCGTAAACAACTTGACGAAGGTCTTGCAGGAGATAACGTAGGTATCCTTCTTCGTGGTGTTCAACGTGATGAAATCGAACGTGGACAAGTTATTGCTAAACCAGGTTCAATCAACCCACATACTAAATTTAAAGGTGAAGTATACATCCTTTCTAAAGAAGAAGGTGGACGTCATACTCCATTCTTCAACAACTACCGTCCACAATTCTACTTCCGTACTACTGACGTAACAGGTTCAATCGAACTTCCAGCAGGTACAGAAATGGTTATGCCTGGTGATAACGTGACTATCGACGTTGAGTTGATCCACCCAATCGCCGTAGAACAAGGTACTACTTTCTCTATCCGTGAAGGTGGACGTACTGTTGGTTCAGGTATCGTTTCAGAAATTGAAGCTTAA
- a CDS encoding aminoacyltransferase, translated as MYSYKVDISAEELDAFVLSHPKCNILQSSQWASVKDSWKQKLMGFYEDNQLVATATLLIRDLPLNYTLIYIPRGPIMDFTNFELVDFVIRSLKEYGKRQKAFFIKCDPSLFLKQFPVSKDITEVESNDLTLSVISFLKSRGLGWSGYTKDIGETIQPRFQANLYAKDFELSQLPKKTRQAIRTAQNKGVTVTIGGQELLDDFAKLMKKTEARKGIHLRGVDYYRKLMETYSGNSYITLSQINLNDRQRLLEVQLSQAQAEQTKFTAKTKESKIKENKDTITRIKAELNFIEEEKIKGNSLVALAGTLTLIFGKTSENLYAGMDDDYKAYQAPLLTWFETANEAFKRGCQWQNMGGIENQLDGGLYAFKAKLNPQIEEFAGEFDIPVSPLYHPSMLVYNLRKKLRSKH; from the coding sequence ATGTATTCTTATAAAGTTGATATTTCTGCAGAAGAACTTGATGCTTTTGTACTGTCTCACCCTAAATGCAATATTTTACAAAGTTCTCAATGGGCAAGTGTCAAAGATAGCTGGAAGCAAAAATTAATGGGTTTCTATGAAGACAATCAACTTGTGGCTACTGCTACTCTACTTATTAGAGACCTTCCGCTAAATTATACTCTCATTTATATACCACGTGGTCCGATTATGGATTTTACCAATTTTGAACTGGTCGATTTTGTCATTCGCTCACTTAAAGAATATGGTAAGCGTCAAAAAGCTTTCTTTATCAAATGTGATCCTAGTCTCTTTTTAAAACAGTTCCCTGTATCAAAAGATATAACTGAGGTAGAATCTAACGATTTAACCCTATCAGTTATTAGTTTTTTAAAAAGTAGAGGTTTGGGATGGAGTGGTTACACCAAAGATATCGGAGAAACTATCCAACCAAGATTCCAAGCTAATCTTTATGCTAAGGATTTTGAACTCTCTCAATTACCCAAAAAGACGAGACAAGCTATTAGAACTGCACAAAACAAGGGCGTTACCGTAACCATCGGTGGTCAAGAACTGCTTGACGATTTCGCTAAGCTAATGAAAAAAACGGAGGCCCGTAAAGGCATTCATCTCCGCGGTGTGGATTATTATCGAAAACTGATGGAAACATACTCAGGTAATTCCTACATTACACTGTCTCAAATTAATCTTAATGACAGACAAAGACTTTTAGAAGTCCAACTGAGTCAAGCACAAGCAGAACAGACAAAATTTACTGCCAAAACTAAAGAGAGTAAAATCAAAGAGAATAAGGACACCATTACTCGGATAAAAGCTGAATTAAACTTTATTGAAGAAGAAAAAATAAAAGGAAACAGTCTTGTTGCTCTTGCTGGAACATTAACCTTAATCTTTGGTAAAACATCAGAAAATCTTTACGCGGGAATGGACGATGATTATAAAGCTTATCAAGCCCCTCTTCTTACTTGGTTTGAAACCGCCAACGAAGCCTTTAAACGTGGTTGTCAATGGCAAAATATGGGTGGTATCGAAAACCAACTTGACGGAGGACTCTATGCTTTCAAAGCTAAGTTAAACCCTCAAATTGAAGAGTTTGCCGGAGAATTTGATATTCCAGTTAGCCCCCTCTATCACCCGTCCATGTTAGTTTATAATCTACGTAAAAAATTAAGGAGCAAACACTAA
- a CDS encoding aminoacyltransferase, whose protein sequence is MPLVTLTEAAFEAFASTVKNRYFEQSANMNTLLKKRGYTTELKGFEDNQGKLQVAALIFNTPIAGGTHMEIHYGPIFLDESYLVPFLKELKNYAKSKKVMEFVIKPYAHYQVFDDHGQPQTTVDQDHIDLLADLGFVHTKPKVGYTSHDWHYVKDLTGITEKTLINSFSKKGKPLVKKAKTFGIKVKALTRDELPLFKAVTSSTSDRREYDDKPLEYYEYFYDSFKDKAQFLVATLNFKDYFTNLEKDQAKLKVKLDKLENDLINNPKSDKKQNQYREFSSQFQTFEVRKAEAQELITKYGNQDVILAGALFVFTQQEVTYFFSGSYSEFNKFYAPTILQEYVMLEAIKRGINRYNLLGISGYFDGSDGVLGFKQNFKGHVECTVGSFTYYPNPLKHKLIKGIKKLLKRY, encoded by the coding sequence ATGCCTTTAGTAACACTTACAGAAGCAGCCTTTGAAGCTTTTGCTTCGACAGTAAAAAACCGTTACTTTGAACAGTCTGCCAATATGAACACTTTACTTAAAAAGCGGGGCTATACAACTGAATTAAAAGGCTTTGAAGATAATCAAGGTAAGCTACAAGTTGCTGCTCTTATTTTTAATACACCAATAGCTGGTGGCACCCATATGGAAATTCATTACGGTCCGATATTCTTAGATGAATCTTATTTAGTTCCTTTCTTAAAGGAACTTAAAAACTATGCAAAATCCAAGAAAGTAATGGAATTTGTTATTAAGCCTTACGCTCATTATCAAGTTTTTGATGATCACGGTCAACCTCAAACTACTGTTGATCAAGATCATATTGATCTATTGGCTGATCTTGGCTTTGTACACACTAAACCTAAAGTTGGCTACACTAGTCATGATTGGCACTACGTGAAGGATTTAACTGGTATTACCGAAAAAACTTTGATCAACTCCTTCAGTAAAAAGGGAAAACCCTTAGTCAAAAAAGCCAAAACTTTTGGAATCAAAGTTAAGGCCTTAACAAGAGATGAATTACCTTTATTTAAAGCTGTCACTTCTTCGACCTCCGATCGCCGTGAATACGATGACAAACCCTTAGAATACTATGAATACTTCTACGACAGTTTTAAAGATAAGGCACAATTTCTTGTCGCTACTTTAAATTTCAAGGATTATTTTACTAATCTGGAAAAAGATCAAGCTAAATTAAAGGTTAAACTCGATAAATTAGAGAACGACTTAATTAATAATCCCAAATCCGATAAAAAACAAAATCAATACAGAGAGTTTTCAAGTCAATTTCAAACTTTCGAGGTTCGAAAAGCCGAAGCTCAAGAATTGATTACTAAATACGGTAACCAAGATGTTATCTTAGCTGGCGCCTTATTTGTTTTTACACAACAAGAAGTAACTTATTTCTTTAGTGGTTCTTACTCAGAGTTCAACAAATTTTACGCTCCAACAATACTCCAAGAGTACGTTATGCTAGAAGCTATAAAACGCGGTATTAATCGCTATAACCTATTAGGAATTTCTGGATATTTTGATGGGTCTGATGGTGTATTAGGATTCAAACAAAACTTTAAGGGGCATGTAGAATGTACCGTTGGAAGCTTTACCTATTACCCAAATCCGCTAAAACATAAGCTAATTAAGGGCATTAAAAAACTTTTAAAACGCTACTAA
- a CDS encoding HD domain-containing protein produces MNEKVFRDPVHNYIHISEDVIYDLVNSKEFQRLRRIKQVPTTAFTFHGAEHSRFSHCLGVYEIARRVTEIFDERYSDIWNKEESLLTMTAGLLHDIGHGAYSHTFEKLFETDHEAITQEIITSPETEINSILRRVSPDFPDQVASVINHTYPNKQVVQLISSQIDCDRMDYLLRDSYFSAANYGQFDLMRILRVIRPVENGIVFEKNGMHAVEDYIVSRFQMYMQVYFHPASRGVELTLQNLLKRAKRIYQKDPAYIIRTAPGLIPFLQNHFTLTDYLKLDDGVLNTYFQEWMTSQDSILADLACRFINRKILKSVTFDQASENKLKHLRQLVEAVGFNPEYYTGVHVNFDLPYDIYRPEMKNPRTQIEMIHKDGHRSELSLLSPIVKTLTGTTYGDRRFYFPKEMLEADDLFAKDKEEFISYITDEHFQFPN; encoded by the coding sequence ATGAATGAAAAAGTATTTCGTGATCCAGTCCACAATTATATCCACATTAGCGAAGATGTTATTTATGACTTAGTCAATTCTAAAGAATTTCAAAGACTGAGACGAATTAAACAAGTTCCGACAACTGCCTTTACCTTCCATGGTGCAGAGCATAGTCGTTTTTCACATTGCCTCGGAGTCTACGAGATTGCTAGACGTGTCACTGAAATTTTTGACGAACGGTATTCTGATATATGGAATAAAGAGGAATCACTCTTAACGATGACAGCTGGCCTCTTACACGATATTGGTCACGGTGCCTATTCACATACTTTTGAAAAGCTATTTGAAACGGACCATGAAGCCATCACTCAAGAAATTATTACTAGTCCCGAAACGGAAATCAATAGTATTCTTCGACGAGTTTCGCCAGATTTTCCCGATCAAGTAGCCAGTGTTATTAATCATACTTATCCAAATAAACAGGTTGTTCAGCTTATTTCTAGTCAAATTGATTGCGATCGGATGGACTATCTTTTACGCGATTCTTATTTTTCAGCAGCAAATTATGGGCAATTTGATCTCATGCGCATCTTACGTGTTATCCGTCCAGTCGAAAATGGCATTGTATTTGAAAAAAATGGTATGCACGCGGTGGAAGATTACATCGTCAGTCGATTCCAGATGTATATGCAAGTTTATTTCCATCCAGCCAGTCGAGGAGTTGAGCTAACGCTACAAAATCTACTCAAAAGAGCCAAACGTATCTATCAAAAAGATCCTGCTTATATTATTAGAACAGCCCCTGGTTTAATTCCTTTTTTGCAAAACCACTTTACATTAACAGATTATTTAAAACTTGATGATGGTGTTTTAAATACCTACTTCCAAGAATGGATGACCAGTCAGGATTCCATTTTAGCAGATTTAGCGTGTCGCTTTATCAATCGAAAAATCCTAAAATCAGTGACCTTTGATCAAGCATCTGAAAATAAATTGAAGCATCTCCGTCAACTTGTCGAAGCTGTTGGTTTTAATCCTGAGTATTATACTGGTGTACATGTTAATTTTGATTTGCCTTATGATATTTATCGTCCTGAGATGAAAAATCCAAGAACACAGATTGAAATGATTCATAAAGATGGCCATCGGTCTGAACTTTCACTATTATCACCTATTGTCAAAACACTGACAGGTACAACTTATGGTGATCGTCGCTTCTACTTTCCAAAGGAGATGTTAGAAGCAGATGATCTCTTTGCTAAAGATAAAGAAGAATTTATTTCCTACATTACTGATGAACATTTCCAGTTTCCAAACTAG
- a CDS encoding DUF1934 domain-containing protein, which produces MKIEIRNTILIDDQVEKIKEIQNCQLHKKGKHLYFVYQNTEDEKVVIKCDDRLLVMNRFSNPHSIMTFEKGVTHAFNIPTPLGIQQLVTDTAEYQFNLKKQQITISYKLVQPESRAIFANYQLEILWY; this is translated from the coding sequence ATGAAGATAGAGATTAGAAATACTATTTTGATTGACGATCAAGTAGAAAAAATTAAAGAGATTCAAAACTGTCAATTACATAAAAAGGGTAAGCACCTTTATTTTGTTTATCAGAATACTGAAGATGAAAAAGTGGTAATTAAGTGTGATGATCGTTTGCTGGTGATGAACCGTTTTTCTAATCCACACTCTATTATGACTTTTGAAAAAGGGGTTACCCATGCTTTTAATATCCCAACCCCCCTTGGGATTCAACAATTAGTAACCGATACTGCAGAATACCAGTTTAATCTCAAGAAGCAACAGATAACTATCTCCTACAAATTAGTTCAACCAGAGAGTCGAGCTATTTTTGCAAATTATCAGCTAGAGATACTTTGGTACTAA
- the ftsW gene encoding cell division peptidoglycan polymerase FtsW, which produces MKIDKRHLLNYSILLPYLILSVIGLIMVYSTTSATLIQYHANPFKTVLNQGVFWIISLMAIVFIYKLKLNFLNNHNLLTLVMLFEAFLLLVARFFTQEVNGAHGWIIIGPISFQPAEYLKIIMVWYLAHTFSKKQEEIARYDYQALTKRRWWPRQSSDLKDWRVYSLFLVLLVAAQPDLGNAAIIVLTGILMFTISGIGYRWFSGILTLITVLSVTFLGSIKVIGVERVSKIPIFGYVAKRFSAYFNPFKDLTDSGHQLAHSYYAMSNGGWFGVGLGNSIEKRGYLPEAQTDFVFSIVIEELGLIGAGLILALVFFLILRILNVGIKAKRPFNAMMALGVGGMILMQVFVNIGGVSGIIPSTGVTFPFLSQGGNSLLVLSVAIGFVLNIDANEKKEEILKEAELSYRNTVNDEKGKVIDIRHFK; this is translated from the coding sequence ATGAAAATTGATAAAAGGCATTTACTTAATTATTCTATACTCTTGCCTTATCTTATCTTGTCAGTAATTGGTTTAATAATGGTCTACTCGACAACAAGTGCAACCTTAATCCAATACCATGCTAATCCATTTAAGACCGTCCTGAATCAAGGAGTTTTTTGGATAATCAGTTTAATGGCCATTGTTTTTATCTACAAATTAAAGCTGAATTTTCTAAATAATCATAACCTTCTAACACTCGTTATGTTATTTGAAGCCTTCTTACTCTTAGTAGCACGTTTTTTCACTCAGGAAGTAAACGGTGCGCACGGCTGGATTATAATTGGACCAATTAGTTTCCAACCCGCAGAATATTTAAAAATTATTATGGTCTGGTACCTTGCACATACCTTTTCTAAGAAACAAGAGGAAATTGCAAGGTATGACTATCAAGCTTTGACTAAGCGAAGATGGTGGCCTAGACAGTCTAGTGATTTAAAAGATTGGCGTGTTTATTCACTCTTTTTAGTGCTTTTGGTTGCCGCACAACCGGATTTAGGAAATGCGGCCATCATTGTTTTAACGGGAATCCTGATGTTTACTATTAGCGGTATTGGTTACCGTTGGTTTTCTGGTATTTTAACACTAATTACAGTATTATCAGTAACATTCCTTGGTAGTATCAAGGTAATTGGAGTTGAACGAGTGTCTAAAATACCAATTTTTGGTTATGTTGCTAAACGATTCAGTGCTTACTTTAATCCATTTAAAGATTTAACCGACTCAGGCCATCAGTTAGCTCATTCTTACTACGCTATGAGTAATGGAGGCTGGTTCGGAGTTGGTTTAGGAAATTCTATTGAAAAGCGTGGTTATTTACCAGAAGCACAGACAGACTTTGTCTTTTCAATTGTCATCGAAGAACTAGGATTAATTGGTGCGGGTCTGATATTGGCTTTAGTTTTCTTTTTAATTTTACGCATTTTAAATGTCGGTATTAAGGCAAAGAGACCATTTAATGCTATGATGGCTCTTGGTGTTGGTGGCATGATTTTGATGCAAGTATTTGTAAATATAGGTGGAGTTTCTGGGATTATCCCATCAACAGGCGTAACTTTCCCCTTCCTTTCTCAAGGTGGGAATAGCTTGCTGGTCTTATCAGTCGCTATTGGTTTCGTCCTAAATATTGATGCTAATGAAAAAAAAGAAGAAATTCTAAAAGAAGCAGAACTTTCTTATAGAAACACAGTCAATGATGAAAAAGGAAAAGTCATTGATATTCGCCATTTTAAATAA
- the yidA gene encoding sugar-phosphatase produces MSIKLVAVDIDGTLITDDRKITSQVFDAVQDAKAHGVQVVIATGRPIAGVTHLLNELNLNHQGNYVITFNGGLVQDAETGQEIVKSIMSYEDYLEIEFLSRKIGLHMHAITKEGIYTANRDIGKYTVHEATLVNMPIFYRTPEEMVSKEIVKMMMIDEPELLDEALKNIPRSFYDKYNIVKSTPFYLEFMPKSVSKGNAIIHLAEKMGLDHSQTMAIGDAENDRAMLEVVGNPVVMENGSPELKMIAKYITKSNNESGVAHALREWVLK; encoded by the coding sequence ATGTCTATCAAATTAGTTGCTGTCGATATTGATGGTACGCTTATTACAGATGACCGTAAAATTACTAGTCAAGTGTTCGACGCCGTTCAAGATGCTAAGGCACATGGTGTTCAAGTAGTTATTGCCACAGGCCGTCCTATTGCTGGTGTTACCCACCTCCTCAATGAACTTAACTTAAATCATCAAGGTAACTATGTTATTACCTTCAATGGCGGTCTGGTTCAAGATGCTGAAACAGGGCAAGAAATCGTTAAATCAATAATGTCCTATGAAGATTATCTAGAAATTGAATTCCTAAGTCGGAAAATTGGTCTCCACATGCACGCTATTACAAAAGAAGGAATCTATACTGCAAACAGAGATATTGGAAAATACACTGTTCATGAAGCAACACTTGTTAACATGCCAATTTTTTACAGAACACCCGAAGAAATGGTGTCTAAAGAAATTGTCAAAATGATGATGATTGATGAACCTGAACTTTTAGACGAAGCTCTCAAAAATATACCACGATCTTTTTACGATAAATATAATATTGTCAAATCAACCCCTTTTTACTTAGAATTTATGCCAAAATCTGTTTCAAAGGGAAACGCCATTATTCATCTAGCTGAGAAAATGGGACTTGACCACAGCCAGACTATGGCAATCGGAGATGCAGAAAATGACCGAGCCATGCTGGAAGTAGTCGGCAATCCTGTTGTTATGGAAAATGGTAGCCCCGAGTTAAAAATGATTGCCAAATATATCACTAAATCAAATAACGAAAGCGGCGTAGCGCATGCGCTACGCGAGTGGGTTTTAAAATAA
- the tpiA gene encoding triose-phosphate isomerase: MSRKPFIAGNWKMNKNPKEAKAFIEAVASKLPSADLVEAGIAAPALDLYTVLEAAKGSNLKIAAQNAYFENNGAFTGENSPKVLAEMGTDYVVIGHSERRDYFHETDEDINKKAKAIFANGLTPIICCGESLETYEAGKAVDFVGAQVSAALAGLTEEQVSSLVIAYEPIWAIGTGKSATQDDAQNMCKAVRDVVATDFGQAVADKVRVQYGGSVKPENVASYMACPDVDGALVGGASLEAESFLALLDFVK, encoded by the coding sequence ATGTCACGTAAACCGTTTATTGCCGGAAACTGGAAAATGAATAAAAATCCTAAAGAAGCTAAAGCTTTTATTGAAGCGGTAGCATCAAAATTACCTTCAGCTGATCTCGTTGAAGCAGGAATTGCAGCTCCAGCTCTTGACCTTTACACTGTTCTTGAAGCAGCAAAAGGTTCAAACCTTAAAATTGCAGCTCAAAATGCTTATTTTGAAAATAATGGTGCCTTTACTGGTGAAAATAGTCCAAAAGTATTAGCTGAAATGGGAACTGATTACGTTGTTATTGGTCATTCAGAGCGTCGTGACTATTTCCATGAAACTGATGAAGATATCAATAAAAAAGCTAAAGCTATTTTTGCGAATGGTTTGACACCAATTATCTGTTGTGGTGAAAGTTTAGAAACCTATGAAGCTGGCAAAGCGGTTGATTTTGTGGGTGCACAAGTATCAGCAGCCCTTGCTGGGCTTACAGAAGAACAGGTATCGTCACTTGTCATCGCTTATGAACCAATTTGGGCGATTGGAACTGGTAAATCTGCTACTCAAGATGATGCCCAAAACATGTGTAAAGCAGTTCGTGATGTTGTTGCTACTGATTTTGGTCAAGCTGTTGCTGACAAAGTTCGTGTTCAATATGGCGGTTCTGTAAAACCTGAAAATGTTGCTTCATATATGGCTTGTCCAGACGTTGATGGTGCCTTAGTTGGTGGAGCATCACTTGAAGCTGAAAGCTTCTTAGCTTTACTTGATTTTGTAAAATAG